The following proteins are co-located in the Labrys monachus genome:
- a CDS encoding mandelate racemase/muconate lactonizing enzyme family protein: MQRRRTGRPRTRMKITGIEITHHRLPLDPPFHASWDSQPRVSFDATLVRVTTDEGLTGIGSGDTMSGFAGHERFFIGEDPMAIERHYRILSNIQFHYGRCWPLDLALWDLAGKITGQPVWKLLGGLSNKVAAYASSGTLRNPGQLAEAAEAYLAAGFKALKIRFHRGDWRADIKALEAVRARVGTRLELMVDCNQGWRMSWDAYAPWSLKDAVPVARELERLGVYWMEEPLHRSDREGMRRLREMVDVRIAGGEMTRELYEFRDLIRDGCLDVLQPDAALVGGITGLRRIAAMAQENNLVFTPHTWTNGMGVTANCHLTAGLADAPFIEFPYDPPEWSLPRRDFMMRQPLEVGPDGMITLSDTPGLGYEPDEDMLARTRIG, translated from the coding sequence TTGCAGAGGAGGCGGACGGGACGTCCGCGCACCCGGATGAAGATCACCGGCATCGAGATCACCCATCACCGCCTGCCGCTCGACCCGCCCTTCCATGCCAGCTGGGATTCGCAGCCGCGCGTCAGCTTCGACGCGACCCTCGTGCGCGTCACCACCGACGAAGGCCTCACCGGCATCGGCTCGGGCGACACCATGAGCGGCTTTGCCGGCCATGAGCGCTTCTTCATCGGCGAGGATCCGATGGCGATCGAGCGCCATTACCGCATCCTCTCCAACATCCAGTTCCATTACGGCCGCTGCTGGCCGCTCGACCTGGCGCTGTGGGATCTCGCCGGCAAGATCACCGGCCAGCCGGTGTGGAAGCTGCTCGGCGGCCTGTCCAACAAGGTGGCCGCCTATGCTTCCTCCGGCACGCTGCGCAATCCCGGCCAGCTCGCCGAGGCGGCCGAGGCCTATCTCGCCGCGGGATTCAAGGCGCTGAAGATCCGCTTCCACCGCGGCGACTGGCGGGCCGACATCAAGGCGCTGGAAGCGGTGCGCGCCCGGGTCGGCACCCGGCTGGAGCTGATGGTCGACTGCAACCAGGGCTGGCGCATGTCGTGGGACGCCTATGCGCCCTGGTCGCTCAAGGATGCCGTGCCGGTGGCCCGCGAGCTCGAAAGGCTGGGGGTCTACTGGATGGAGGAGCCGCTGCACCGCTCCGACCGCGAGGGCATGCGCCGCCTGCGCGAGATGGTCGACGTGCGCATCGCCGGCGGCGAGATGACGCGCGAGCTCTACGAGTTCCGCGACCTCATCCGCGACGGCTGCCTCGACGTGCTGCAGCCTGACGCCGCCCTCGTCGGCGGCATCACCGGGCTGCGCCGCATCGCGGCGATGGCGCAGGAGAACAACCTGGTCTTCACGCCCCATACCTGGACCAACGGCATGGGCGTGACCGCCAATTGCCACCTCACCGCCGGCCTCGCCGATGCGCCCTTCATCGAATTTCCCTATGATCCGCCGGAATGGAGCCTGCCGCGCCGCGACTTCATGATGCGCCAGCCGCTCGAAGTCGGCCCGGACGGCATGATCACGCTTTCCGACACGCCGGGGCTCGGCTACGAGCCCGACGAGGACATGCTGGCGAGGACGCGGATCGGGTAG
- a CDS encoding DMT family transporter codes for MPALPPSTEPRPLTGIALAAAGYCLFSIQDATVKWLVETYEVPQILFLRSVTIVAVAMLIAQRQGQPPIWRSRNKGSLAIRALLLLVAWFSYYSASRYLGLADLTTMYFGAPVMGVVLSMLILKERVNVVRWLAVIAGFVGVVVAADPSGRVDLVPTVMVLFAALCWAWSTVLIRLINRSESTANQMIVTSGLFVVVCGAMLPFLWKTPDLTGWGLMLGLGLTSGIAQYLLYEGYRHAPASAIAPVEYTGLVWAFIYGYAIWGDIPKPHVFAGAFLIACASLGLVLWEARSARRLRAA; via the coding sequence ATGCCCGCGCTCCCGCCTTCCACAGAACCAAGGCCGCTGACCGGCATCGCCCTCGCCGCGGCCGGCTATTGCCTGTTCTCCATCCAGGACGCGACGGTCAAATGGCTGGTCGAGACCTATGAGGTGCCGCAGATCCTGTTCCTGCGCAGCGTCACCATCGTGGCGGTGGCCATGCTCATCGCGCAGCGCCAGGGCCAGCCGCCGATCTGGCGCAGCCGCAACAAGGGGAGCCTCGCCATCCGGGCGCTGCTGCTGCTGGTCGCCTGGTTCAGCTATTATTCCGCCTCGCGCTATCTCGGCCTCGCCGACCTGACGACGATGTATTTCGGCGCGCCGGTGATGGGCGTGGTGCTTTCGATGCTGATCCTGAAGGAGAGGGTCAATGTCGTGCGCTGGCTGGCGGTGATCGCCGGCTTCGTCGGCGTCGTCGTGGCCGCCGATCCCTCGGGACGGGTTGACCTGGTCCCCACCGTCATGGTGCTTTTCGCCGCCCTGTGCTGGGCGTGGAGCACGGTGCTGATCCGCCTGATCAACCGCAGCGAGAGCACCGCCAACCAGATGATCGTGACCTCCGGGCTGTTCGTCGTCGTGTGCGGCGCCATGCTGCCCTTCCTGTGGAAGACGCCGGACCTCACGGGCTGGGGCCTGATGCTCGGCCTCGGCCTCACCAGCGGCATCGCGCAATATCTGCTCTATGAGGGCTATCGCCATGCGCCGGCCTCGGCCATCGCGCCGGTGGAATATACCGGCCTCGTCTGGGCCTTCATCTACGGCTATGCGATCTGGGGCGACATTCCCAAGCCGCATGTGTTCGCCGGCGCCTTCCTCATCGCCTGCGCCAGCCTCGGCCTGGTGCTGTGGGAGGCGCGCAGCGCGAGAAGGCTGCGCGCGGCGTAA
- a CDS encoding aldehyde dehydrogenase, with translation MLDKAATRADWEKKAAAIHPEGRAFIDGRPVSALSGKTFAKATPIDGRVIAEVADCGAEDIDAAVKAARAAFEDGRWRRQPPAEKKRILLRFAELIRDDLEHLALLETLDVGKVIGNSLAVDVPFCAACIQYYAEFADKLVDEVAPTGPDDLAVIRKEALGVVGAIVPWNYPLIITAWKIGPALVAGNSVVLKPAEQSPLSAIRLAALASRAGLPDGVFNVVPGFGEKAGKPLALHGDVDMISFTGSTEVGKLMMTYAGQSNMKRVALECGGKSPHVVLADADLDAAAAGIAWGIYYNQGETCHAGSRVVVHASVKDALIEKIAAVADSQIPLGHPLDPTAQMGALIEKGHMERVLGYIGIGTGEGAVIASGGRRVMEETGGFYVEATILDRVEPHHRVAREEIFGPVVVVTTFEAEPEALRIANDSIYGLAAAVWTKDMNAAHRFTCELRAGTVWVNCFDKSSLATPFGGFRQSGFGRDRSPHAIEKYMDFKTVWTAYA, from the coding sequence ATGCTCGACAAAGCCGCCACCCGCGCCGACTGGGAAAAGAAGGCCGCCGCGATCCACCCCGAAGGCCGCGCCTTCATCGACGGGCGGCCCGTCTCCGCCCTCTCGGGCAAGACCTTCGCCAAGGCCACGCCGATCGACGGACGCGTCATCGCCGAGGTCGCCGATTGCGGCGCCGAGGATATCGACGCCGCGGTGAAGGCGGCGCGGGCCGCCTTCGAGGACGGACGGTGGCGCCGCCAGCCGCCGGCCGAAAAGAAGCGCATCCTGCTCCGCTTCGCCGAGCTGATCCGCGACGACCTCGAACATCTCGCTCTGCTGGAGACCCTCGACGTCGGCAAGGTGATCGGCAATTCGCTCGCCGTCGACGTGCCGTTCTGCGCCGCCTGCATCCAGTATTACGCCGAATTCGCCGACAAGCTGGTCGACGAGGTCGCCCCCACCGGGCCCGACGATCTCGCCGTCATCCGCAAGGAGGCGCTCGGCGTCGTCGGCGCCATCGTGCCGTGGAACTATCCGCTGATCATCACCGCCTGGAAGATCGGCCCAGCTCTCGTCGCCGGCAATTCGGTGGTGCTGAAGCCGGCCGAGCAGTCGCCGCTCTCGGCCATCCGCCTCGCCGCCCTCGCCAGCCGGGCGGGACTGCCGGACGGCGTCTTCAACGTCGTGCCGGGCTTCGGCGAAAAGGCCGGCAAGCCGCTCGCCCTCCACGGCGACGTCGACATGATCTCGTTCACCGGCTCGACCGAGGTCGGCAAGCTGATGATGACCTATGCCGGCCAGAGCAACATGAAGCGCGTCGCGCTCGAATGCGGCGGCAAGAGCCCGCATGTCGTGCTGGCGGACGCCGATCTCGACGCCGCCGCCGCCGGCATCGCCTGGGGCATCTACTACAACCAGGGCGAGACCTGCCATGCCGGCTCGCGTGTCGTCGTCCACGCCTCGGTGAAGGATGCGCTCATCGAGAAGATCGCCGCCGTCGCCGACAGCCAGATCCCCCTCGGCCATCCGCTCGACCCCACCGCCCAGATGGGCGCGCTGATCGAGAAGGGGCATATGGAGCGCGTGCTCGGCTATATCGGCATCGGCACCGGGGAAGGCGCCGTCATCGCATCTGGCGGCCGGCGCGTGATGGAGGAGACCGGCGGCTTCTACGTCGAGGCCACCATCCTCGACCGGGTCGAGCCGCATCACCGCGTCGCCCGGGAGGAGATCTTCGGCCCCGTCGTGGTGGTCACCACGTTCGAAGCCGAGCCCGAGGCGCTGAGGATCGCCAATGATTCGATCTACGGGCTCGCCGCCGCGGTCTGGACGAAGGACATGAACGCCGCCCACCGCTTCACGTGCGAATTGCGTGCCGGCACGGTGTGGGTGAACTGCTTCGACAAGTCGTCCCTCGCCACGCCCTTCGGCGGCTTCCGGCAATCGGGCTTCGGCCGCGACCGCTCGCCCCATGCCATCGAGAAATACATGGACTTCAAGACGGTGTGGACGGCCTACGCCTGA